One Clostridium estertheticum DNA segment encodes these proteins:
- a CDS encoding pyridoxal phosphate-dependent aminotransferase — translation MISNKMKDLVANSSIIRAMFEEGKRLSSIYGEENVFDYSLGNPNVAPPEIIKIEINKILNETTPKLVHGYMNNSGYEDVRSKIAEFLNKKHNVNISLNNIVMTCGAAGGLNILLKTLLNPEDEVIAFSPFFGEYRNYVNNFDGKLVVVPTDIDTFEPDMHVLKDIINSKTKAIIINSPNNPTGVVYSEKVIQDLAKLLCEKEEELGTSIYLISDEPYREIVYDNAFVPYILKYYKNSFIGYSYSKSLSLPGERIGYVVANTNMDSFEDIMKSLNVANRILGFVNAPSLFQRVIANCLEAEVDVSIYKRNRDILYNHLIKIGFKCVKPEGAFYLFIRTPIADDKKFCQDAKQFNLLLVAGSAFGCPGHARLSYCISYDKIENSLPAFDKLAELYKIK, via the coding sequence ATGATATCTAACAAGATGAAAGACTTGGTGGCTAATAGTTCTATAATAAGAGCTATGTTTGAGGAAGGTAAAAGATTATCTAGTATTTATGGTGAAGAAAATGTATTTGATTACAGCTTGGGTAATCCAAATGTTGCACCACCTGAGATTATTAAAATTGAAATCAATAAAATTTTAAATGAAACCACTCCTAAGCTGGTACATGGTTATATGAATAATTCTGGGTATGAAGATGTTAGATCCAAAATAGCTGAATTTTTAAATAAAAAACATAATGTAAATATTTCACTCAATAACATAGTTATGACCTGTGGAGCAGCTGGGGGATTAAATATTTTGTTGAAAACATTACTTAACCCTGAGGATGAAGTTATTGCTTTCTCACCATTTTTTGGTGAATACAGAAACTATGTAAATAACTTTGATGGGAAGCTTGTAGTTGTTCCTACAGATATTGATACCTTTGAACCTGATATGCATGTATTAAAAGATATAATAAATAGCAAAACAAAAGCTATTATTATTAATTCTCCAAACAATCCAACAGGTGTTGTTTATTCTGAAAAGGTTATACAAGATTTAGCGAAATTGCTCTGTGAAAAAGAAGAGGAACTAGGTACAAGCATATATCTAATATCTGATGAACCATATAGAGAAATAGTTTATGATAATGCTTTTGTTCCATATATTCTAAAATACTATAAAAATTCATTTATTGGATATTCATATAGTAAATCATTATCACTGCCTGGTGAGAGAATAGGGTATGTAGTTGCAAATACAAATATGGATTCCTTTGAGGATATAATGAAGTCATTAAATGTGGCCAACAGAATTTTGGGCTTTGTAAATGCGCCATCACTCTTCCAAAGGGTTATTGCAAATTGCCTGGAGGCTGAAGTCGATGTCAGTATATATAAGCGTAACAGAGATATTTTATACAACCATCTTATAAAAATAGGCTTTAAATGCGTAAAACCAGAAGGGGCATTTTATTTATTCATTAGAACACCAATAGCAGATGATAAAAAATTCTGCCAGGATGCAAAACAATTCAACCTATTACTAGTCGCTGGATCAGCATTTGGATGTCCAGGCCATGCAAGGCTATCTTACTGCATTTCTTACGATAAAATAGAAAATTCATTACCAGCTTTTGATAAATTAGCTGAATTATATAAAATCAAATAA
- a CDS encoding RNA-guided endonuclease InsQ/TnpB family protein: MTKKITKSVLFGVQKQQLKHLNSSNYEALRGLCFLSKNMYNVALYNIRQYYFTEKKFLGYNSNYHLCKYNENYTMLNSNSAQQMLKVADRNFKSFFALIKMAKKGEYQYRDIKLPGYLPKDGFFNLIFNEFNSSKDKFSVPMSTTFKRLYGKVEINIPSNLKGKAIKEVRILPKNDARFFEIQWVYEIDEFKGNLNKNNTLAIDLGIDNLCACTINDGKAFIIDGKKLKSINQWANKENSRLQSIKDKQKIKTTTKAQKKLWNKRSNRVNDYLNKTVRVIIDYCLNNDIGSIVVGYNPTIQRKVNLGKVNNQNFVNIPIGNIRERLTYQSQRYNINLIEQEESYTSKADFLANDSMPIYSALNKKRYLFSGKRISRGQYKSSKDLILNADINGSLNIMRKSNIKQINLNHKEYLNPIRTRIA; this comes from the coding sequence ATGACTAAAAAAATTACTAAATCAGTCTTATTTGGTGTTCAAAAACAACAGCTTAAGCATTTAAATTCTAGCAATTATGAAGCTCTTAGAGGACTATGTTTTTTATCTAAAAATATGTATAACGTAGCTTTATATAATATTAGACAATATTATTTTACTGAAAAGAAGTTTCTTGGATACAACAGCAATTATCACCTATGTAAATATAATGAGAATTACACTATGCTTAATAGTAATTCAGCACAGCAAATGCTGAAAGTTGCTGATAGAAACTTCAAGTCATTTTTTGCTTTAATAAAAATGGCTAAAAAAGGAGAATATCAATATAGAGATATTAAATTACCTGGGTACTTACCTAAAGATGGATTTTTTAATCTTATCTTTAATGAATTTAATTCTTCTAAAGATAAATTTTCAGTACCAATGTCAACTACTTTCAAAAGGCTTTATGGTAAGGTTGAGATTAACATACCTTCAAATTTAAAAGGTAAGGCAATTAAAGAAGTTAGGATATTACCTAAAAATGATGCAAGGTTCTTTGAAATTCAATGGGTATATGAAATTGATGAGTTCAAAGGAAATTTAAATAAAAACAACACACTTGCTATTGATTTAGGAATAGATAATTTATGTGCTTGTACTATTAATGATGGTAAAGCATTTATAATTGACGGAAAAAAACTTAAATCCATTAATCAATGGGCTAATAAGGAAAATAGTAGACTCCAATCAATTAAAGATAAGCAAAAGATTAAAACGACCACTAAAGCTCAGAAGAAACTATGGAATAAAAGGAGTAATAGAGTTAATGATTATCTCAATAAGACCGTTAGGGTAATTATTGATTATTGTTTAAATAACGATATAGGTAGTATTGTAGTTGGTTATAACCCAACTATTCAAAGAAAAGTAAATTTGGGTAAAGTCAATAATCAAAACTTTGTTAATATTCCAATTGGTAATATAAGAGAAAGGCTGACTTATCAGAGCCAAAGATATAATATTAATTTAATAGAACAAGAAGAAAGCTATACTTCAAAAGCTGATTTTTTAGCAAATGATAGTATGCCTATTTATAGTGCTTTGAATAAGAAAAGATACTTATTTAGTGGTAAAAGAATATCAAGAGGACAATACAAATCATCTAAAGACTTGATATTAAATGCTGATATAAATGGCTCACTTAATATAATGAGAAAATCTAACATAAAACAAATTAACTTAAATCATAAAGAGTATTTAAACCCCATAAGGACAAGAATAGCTTAA
- a CDS encoding potassium channel family protein, translating to MKSIVVGGGKVGYYLVKALKEKKHQVVLIEKDRKICEKIAEELEVDVICGDGSDIEVLKDAGIEEAEVVAAVTGKDEENLVICQMAKVNFNINETLARVNNPKNIAIFEALGVGKTVCSTQVICNLIEGEFNSEPLKIIESINKGEMILIEAKIDKKSAWKDKSISQLKIPKECVILSLIRNGKVIFPRGCVDIKEGDKVLIITNADKRNDVEKSIIGG from the coding sequence ATGAAATCAATAGTAGTTGGAGGTGGAAAGGTAGGATATTACCTTGTTAAAGCATTAAAAGAAAAAAAACATCAAGTAGTGTTAATAGAAAAAGACAGAAAAATTTGTGAAAAGATTGCTGAAGAACTTGAGGTAGATGTAATATGTGGAGATGGTTCTGATATTGAAGTATTAAAGGATGCTGGTATAGAGGAAGCTGAAGTAGTAGCTGCAGTAACTGGAAAAGATGAGGAAAACTTGGTAATATGTCAGATGGCTAAAGTGAATTTTAATATTAATGAAACATTAGCTAGAGTTAACAATCCTAAAAATATAGCAATCTTCGAGGCGCTGGGCGTAGGTAAGACTGTGTGCAGTACACAAGTGATTTGTAATTTGATAGAAGGGGAATTTAATAGCGAACCATTAAAAATAATAGAAAGTATAAATAAAGGAGAAATGATATTAATAGAAGCAAAAATAGATAAAAAAAGTGCATGGAAAGATAAATCTATTAGCCAGTTAAAGATACCTAAGGAATGTGTAATACTTTCATTAATAAGAAATGGGAAAGTAATTTTTCCAAGGGGCTGCGTAGATATAAAAGAAGGCGATAAAGTACTTATTATCACAAATGCAGATAAAAGGAATGATGTAGAGAAATCTATAATTGGAGGGTAA
- a CDS encoding tetratricopeptide repeat protein → MLVICNEKKIFHNNVKEAINAIKSNKYDLAYRCLKAAMFENDHSAEVYNLLGIISEYKGDVSLACKYYGAALVFDPTYKPSDNNLEKLTSFFYIFNEKSIDYGDNNEIEHQNSYFIEYNEMHVGHLKKNE, encoded by the coding sequence ATGTTAGTAATTTGTAATGAAAAAAAAATTTTTCATAATAATGTAAAAGAAGCTATTAATGCAATAAAATCAAATAAATATGATCTAGCATATAGGTGTCTGAAAGCAGCTATGTTTGAAAATGACCATTCTGCAGAAGTATACAATCTACTAGGAATTATTTCAGAATATAAAGGTGATGTGTCCTTGGCATGTAAATATTATGGAGCAGCGCTCGTATTTGATCCAACTTACAAACCATCAGATAATAATTTAGAAAAATTAACATCATTTTTCTATATATTTAATGAAAAAAGTATAGACTATGGAGATAACAATGAGATAGAGCATCAAAATTCATATTTTATTGAATACAACGAAATGCATGTTGGACATTTAAAAAAAAATGAATAA
- a CDS encoding hydrogenase nickel incorporation protein HypB, producing the protein MKNENKKIEVMESILYQNDKIAEEINSTLKKSGIFAINVMGAPGAGKTSVIISLIKELNDLKAYVVEGDIESDIDTKILTSLGIDTVQINTYGACHLDAPTISSVLKGFKMNQPGVMFLNPPPPVEEGDPFL; encoded by the coding sequence ATGAAAAATGAAAATAAAAAAATAGAGGTCATGGAATCTATTCTGTATCAGAATGATAAAATTGCAGAAGAAATAAATTCTACTCTAAAAAAATCAGGTATATTTGCTATAAATGTAATGGGAGCACCGGGAGCAGGGAAAACTTCTGTAATAATTTCTTTGATAAAAGAGCTTAATGATTTAAAAGCATATGTGGTGGAGGGGGATATAGAATCAGATATTGATACAAAGATTTTAACGTCACTTGGCATAGATACAGTTCAAATAAATACATACGGAGCATGTCACCTTGATGCGCCTACTATTTCATCAGTCTTAAAAGGATTTAAAATGAATCAGCCAGGAGTTATGTTTTTGAACCCTCCCCCACCTGTAGAGGAAGGGGATCCTTTTTTATAA
- a CDS encoding aspartate kinase, giving the protein MAVVVQKYGGSSVGTTEKIKGIAQNIVKRKSENTDLVIVVSAMGKTTDDLISLSKGITDEPDKRELDAILSTGEIISSALLAMAIKALGYDAISYTAHQIGIQTSGQYGKALIKDINDKKIKKSLKEGKIIIIAGFQGINGEGDITTLGRGGSDTTAVAMAVKLGGSCEIYTDVDGIYSVDPRSYSQAKKLDEIEYEEMLELSSLGAQIMHSRSIELAQKYGIPIYVGLSNSDIVGTVIREVKNMDMESKPVTGIATSDEDVAVTLQRIPKDVNILATIFETIGSKRINIDMISQTSPIDGKVNVSFTIPKENLKDSLEIIDNLIVDNRVIVDEDITKFSMVGLGMKTTSGVAARMFRVFSKNDIEIKMITTSEIRITCAIKTEDKLKAIHVIAKEFNL; this is encoded by the coding sequence ATGGCAGTAGTTGTTCAAAAATATGGAGGTTCCTCTGTAGGAACTACAGAGAAAATTAAAGGTATTGCACAAAATATAGTAAAAAGAAAAAGTGAAAATACAGATTTAGTTATAGTGGTATCTGCTATGGGTAAAACTACAGATGATTTGATATCACTATCAAAAGGGATAACAGACGAACCAGATAAGAGGGAACTCGACGCTATATTATCAACAGGAGAAATAATTTCAAGTGCACTACTCGCCATGGCGATTAAGGCTTTAGGATATGATGCAATAAGTTATACTGCACATCAAATTGGTATTCAGACTAGCGGACAATATGGTAAAGCATTAATTAAAGATATAAATGATAAGAAAATTAAAAAAAGCTTAAAAGAAGGCAAAATTATAATAATTGCTGGCTTTCAAGGAATAAATGGAGAAGGTGATATTACCACCCTAGGCAGAGGAGGTTCAGATACCACTGCTGTAGCAATGGCCGTGAAGCTTGGTGGAAGTTGTGAAATATATACGGATGTGGACGGAATATATAGTGTAGATCCTAGGTCATATAGTCAGGCTAAGAAATTAGATGAAATAGAATATGAAGAGATGTTAGAACTATCAAGTTTGGGAGCTCAAATAATGCATTCAAGGTCTATAGAGCTTGCTCAAAAATATGGAATACCTATCTATGTGGGATTAAGTAATAGTGACATTGTCGGAACTGTAATTCGGGAGGTTAAAAATATGGATATGGAAAGCAAACCAGTAACAGGAATAGCAACTAGTGATGAGGACGTGGCAGTAACTCTTCAGAGGATACCTAAAGATGTGAACATATTGGCCACTATATTTGAAACTATAGGGAGCAAAAGAATTAATATAGATATGATAAGTCAAACATCACCTATAGATGGAAAGGTTAATGTATCCTTTACAATTCCTAAAGAAAACTTAAAGGATAGTTTAGAAATTATAGATAACTTAATAGTAGATAATAGAGTTATAGTTGATGAGGATATAACTAAATTTTCAATGGTGGGTCTTGGTATGAAAACGACCTCTGGAGTAGCAGCTAGAATGTTTAGGGTTTTTAGCAAAAACGATATTGAGATTAAAATGATTACTACTTCAGAAATAAGAATCACCTGTGCTATTAAAACAGAGGACAAATTAAAGGCTATACATGTTATTGCAAAGGAATTTAATCTATAA
- the lysA gene encoding diaminopimelate decarboxylase: MRFFGSIVAENNRLNIAGVSAQVLAKEYGTPLYVMDEKLIRDNCRRFREAFKGEGDGNKVAYAGKAFLTIAMCEIVKSEGLYLDVVSGGELYTAYKADFPLKKVYFHGNNKTLDEIEMAIELGIGTFVVDNLHEMEIINKKAVEKGIMQRVLLRVTPGIEAHTHEYIKTGQIDSKFGFTALNNELESVIKTALSLSNIKLAGLHCHIGSQIFELQPYRDAVGIMMSFIKDIKEKFSYDIEELDLGGGFGVYYDQGDEPKEIEEFCKVILEEAKIKCTEYGIHFPTLVIEPGRSIIANAGITLYTVGAIKDIPDVRKYVAVDGGMTDNIRPALYNAQYQCLLANRTSEPCTEVVTIAGKCCESGDILLEGVKLPVVDSGDLIAVLSTGAYGYSMSSNYNKIPKAPVVLVSEGRHRLICKRQTYKDMISNEVCL; this comes from the coding sequence GTGAGATTTTTTGGTAGTATAGTGGCTGAAAATAATAGATTGAATATTGCAGGTGTTAGCGCACAGGTTCTAGCTAAGGAATACGGTACCCCTCTTTATGTCATGGATGAGAAGCTTATACGCGATAATTGCAGACGGTTTCGAGAAGCTTTTAAAGGTGAGGGAGATGGGAATAAGGTAGCTTATGCGGGAAAAGCATTTTTAACTATCGCAATGTGTGAAATTGTAAAAAGTGAAGGACTATATTTAGATGTAGTTTCAGGGGGAGAATTATATACTGCTTATAAGGCTGATTTTCCATTAAAAAAGGTATATTTTCATGGTAATAATAAAACATTGGATGAGATTGAAATGGCAATAGAACTTGGAATAGGAACTTTTGTAGTAGATAATCTTCATGAAATGGAAATTATTAATAAAAAGGCAGTGGAAAAAGGCATTATGCAACGGGTTCTTCTTAGAGTGACTCCGGGCATAGAAGCTCATACTCATGAGTATATAAAAACTGGACAAATTGATTCGAAGTTTGGATTTACTGCATTAAATAATGAATTAGAGAGCGTTATAAAAACTGCTTTAAGCCTTTCAAATATAAAACTTGCAGGACTACACTGTCATATAGGGTCTCAAATTTTTGAGTTACAACCTTATAGAGATGCTGTGGGCATAATGATGTCTTTTATTAAAGATATTAAAGAAAAATTTAGCTATGATATAGAAGAATTAGATTTAGGCGGAGGCTTTGGTGTTTATTATGATCAAGGTGATGAGCCAAAAGAAATAGAGGAGTTCTGCAAAGTTATACTTGAAGAAGCTAAGATTAAGTGCACAGAGTATGGAATACATTTTCCTACGCTTGTTATAGAGCCAGGGAGGTCTATTATAGCTAATGCAGGAATTACCTTATATACTGTAGGAGCTATAAAGGATATACCGGATGTTAGGAAATATGTGGCAGTGGATGGCGGTATGACAGATAATATAAGACCCGCCTTATATAATGCTCAGTATCAATGCCTGCTCGCCAATAGAACTAGTGAGCCTTGTACTGAAGTAGTTACAATAGCAGGTAAGTGCTGTGAAAGTGGAGATATTTTATTAGAGGGTGTAAAATTACCAGTGGTTGATAGTGGAGATCTTATTGCGGTACTTTCAACGGGGGCTTATGGATATTCAATGAGCAGTAATTATAATAAAATACCTAAGGCTCCAGTGGTTTTAGTAAGTGAGGGAAGGCATAGACTTATATGCAAAAGGCAAACTTACAAAGACATGATTAGTAATGAAGTGTGCTTATAA
- a CDS encoding hydrogenase maturation nickel metallochaperone HypA → MSVKEEFNNISEGDDQMHEYSITCEIIRIAECNARENGALKILKIGIVIGEYSGFIGESIQMYFDVISFVCSDCGGMGQPTDIGREFYVEYIEVES, encoded by the coding sequence GTGAGTGTTAAAGAAGAATTTAACAATATTTCAGAAGGTGATGATCAAATGCATGAGTATTCTATAACCTGTGAAATAATACGTATTGCAGAATGTAATGCAAGGGAGAATGGGGCTTTAAAGATTCTGAAGATAGGTATTGTCATAGGAGAGTATTCTGGGTTCATAGGGGAATCTATTCAGATGTACTTTGATGTGATTTCATTTGTTTGTAGTGATTGCGGTGGTATGGGTCAGCCTACAGATATAGGTAGGGAGTTCTATGTTGAATATATAGAAGTAGAAAGTTGA
- a CDS encoding C-GCAxxG-C-C family protein has translation MTLANTKEFTKEELLDKVQSNAEELFRSGTFFCSESVVQTLNELLGKPYDENIVKLASGFPIGMGKAGCLCGAVSGGQMALGMVYGRVEGEAMKEKMFEKAKGLHDYIKNEYKSTCCRVITREWAGDDFKSAARKNHCITITGKVARWIANEFIEDGQVQVKQ, from the coding sequence ATGACTTTAGCTAACACAAAAGAATTTACAAAGGAAGAACTTCTTGATAAAGTTCAATCTAATGCAGAAGAACTTTTCAGAAGTGGTACATTCTTTTGCAGTGAATCAGTAGTGCAAACACTCAATGAATTATTAGGGAAACCATATGATGAAAATATAGTTAAACTGGCAAGTGGATTTCCAATAGGAATGGGTAAAGCAGGATGTCTCTGCGGTGCAGTTTCAGGTGGTCAAATGGCTCTAGGTATGGTATATGGTAGAGTTGAAGGTGAAGCTATGAAAGAAAAAATGTTTGAAAAAGCTAAGGGTCTTCATGACTACATTAAGAATGAATACAAATCAACTTGCTGTAGAGTAATAACAAGAGAATGGGCTGGAGATGACTTTAAAAGCGCAGCAAGAAAGAACCATTGCATTACAATTACTGGGAAAGTCGCAAGATGGATTGCAAATGAATTTATCGAAGACGGACAAGTTCAAGTAAAACAATAA
- a CDS encoding XdhC/CoxI family protein, whose amino-acid sequence MDCLRQVLKHYTAYVGMIGSKRRVKSVMEQMLNEGYPKEKLNKVKAPISLEIGAITPEEIAISIISQVISYRRLGDITNDITRPTKTNWPEFDHEVLMELCKEDNSPKAIITIVSTKGSVPRNVGYQIQSIDMRGTIAEDEGMVCGGIMDVIIESF is encoded by the coding sequence ATGGATTGTCTTAGACAAGTTTTAAAACATTATACTGCATATGTTGGAATGATTGGTTCAAAACGGCGAGTTAAAAGCGTCATGGAGCAAATGTTAAATGAAGGGTATCCTAAGGAGAAGTTAAACAAAGTCAAGGCCCCTATAAGTCTTGAGATAGGCGCAATTACACCTGAAGAGATAGCGATTTCTATTATATCTCAGGTCATCAGTTATAGACGACTAGGTGATATAACCAATGATATTACTAGACCTACGAAAACTAATTGGCCAGAATTTGACCATGAAGTATTAATGGAATTGTGCAAAGAAGATAATTCTCCAAAGGCAATTATTACAATTGTTTCTACGAAAGGTTCAGTTCCAAGAAATGTAGGATATCAAATTCAAAGCATAGACATGAGAGGTACTATCGCTGAAGATGAAGGTATGGTATGTGGGGGAATCATGGATGTAATAATAGAGTCTTTTTAA
- a CDS encoding DUF5658 family protein, whose product MSFIKAYTYENIKYKLLILYLLNVTDILFTLLLLSTGLFMEANLLMVNAVQSVSASFILKIVLPAVLLLYIYIRMKKASETQLKQSNIILNIITGVYIIINFSHLIWFLLFGLFIIFPMH is encoded by the coding sequence ATGTCTTTTATAAAAGCTTATACATATGAAAATATAAAATATAAGCTTTTAATTTTATACCTGCTGAATGTAACAGATATATTATTTACTCTTTTACTGCTCTCTACAGGCCTATTTATGGAGGCAAACCTCTTAATGGTAAATGCAGTTCAAAGCGTATCTGCTAGTTTTATATTGAAAATTGTACTACCAGCAGTATTGTTATTATATATATATATTCGAATGAAAAAGGCAAGTGAAACTCAACTAAAACAATCTAATATTATTCTTAATATTATTACTGGAGTTTATATTATAATCAATTTTTCTCATTTAATATGGTTTTTGCTATTTGGGCTATTTATAATATTTCCTATGCATTAA
- a CDS encoding PRK06851 family protein, translated as MQGTIKNIFPGGNTSRGFYSFYRYILGQDEARRIICIKGGPGTGKSSLMKKVGKYFNEKGYDIEYHHCSSDNNSLDGLVIKGLNVAILDGTSPHVVDPINPGAVDEVLNMGDCWNEEGFKKYRHKIIDINKKVGKTFKRAYRFFGAAKLVYDDWYTYNSEALNINKLNLLKENLKESLFTTSPSNVGNDRHLFATAFTPNGIVTYIENLCADYKKIYVLKGGPGTGKSNVLEFLSDEALKRGYYVEIFHTPLIPEKIEHILIPDLNVAILTSNEINNLDLAGTVIDMKDCLNLNTLEKNKSEMEYDATEFFTLLNKGLATIKEAKVLHDELETSFVPNMDFSKVDEVLTKVISKIDGYEKDYLNNR; from the coding sequence ATGCAAGGTACTATTAAAAACATTTTTCCTGGTGGCAATACTTCAAGGGGCTTCTATTCCTTCTATAGGTATATACTAGGTCAGGATGAAGCAAGAAGAATAATATGCATAAAAGGAGGCCCTGGGACAGGTAAATCCTCCTTAATGAAAAAAGTTGGTAAATACTTCAATGAAAAAGGCTACGACATAGAATACCATCACTGCTCTTCTGATAATAACTCACTAGACGGATTAGTTATTAAAGGACTTAATGTAGCAATACTTGATGGAACTTCACCTCATGTAGTGGACCCCATAAACCCTGGAGCTGTAGATGAAGTTCTAAACATGGGAGATTGCTGGAATGAGGAAGGCTTTAAGAAATATAGGCATAAAATAATCGACATAAATAAAAAAGTTGGTAAAACTTTTAAAAGAGCCTATAGATTTTTCGGAGCAGCTAAATTAGTTTATGATGATTGGTATACCTATAATAGTGAAGCCTTGAACATTAATAAGTTAAACCTACTAAAAGAAAATCTAAAAGAATCACTATTTACTACCTCGCCATCTAATGTAGGCAATGATAGGCATTTATTTGCTACAGCTTTTACACCTAATGGCATTGTCACCTATATTGAAAACTTGTGCGCAGATTATAAGAAAATTTATGTGTTAAAAGGCGGTCCTGGTACCGGCAAGTCAAATGTATTAGAATTCTTATCTGATGAAGCCTTAAAGAGAGGCTACTATGTAGAAATTTTCCATACGCCCCTAATTCCTGAAAAAATTGAGCATATATTAATCCCTGACTTAAATGTTGCAATTTTGACCTCTAATGAAATAAATAATTTAGATTTAGCGGGTACTGTAATTGATATGAAGGACTGTTTAAACCTAAATACCCTTGAGAAGAATAAATCTGAAATGGAATATGATGCAACTGAGTTTTTCACACTTTTAAACAAGGGTTTAGCTACAATAAAAGAAGCTAAAGTTCTACATGACGAACTTGAAACTTCCTTTGTACCAAATATGGACTTTTCTAAAGTGGACGAGGTACTTACAAAGGTTATTAGCAAGATAGATGGATATGAAAAAGATTATTTAAATAACAGATAA
- a CDS encoding hydrogenase nickel incorporation protein HypB → MYSFHNTIENIGNLVCPAEFNIGEDIKMLIVTVTEGSDKPYKYPLAFEKADIIIINKWDLISYVNFNEEYLMSGVKALNPYTLVVRVSSTENTGFEQVTKYIRKKTKTLKNAHF, encoded by the coding sequence GTGTACTCTTTTCATAATACGATAGAAAACATAGGAAATCTTGTTTGTCCTGCAGAGTTCAATATTGGCGAAGATATTAAAATGCTCATAGTGACGGTTACAGAAGGAAGTGACAAGCCATATAAATATCCTCTTGCTTTTGAAAAGGCTGATATTATTATCATAAATAAGTGGGATCTTATATCTTATGTAAATTTTAATGAAGAATATTTAATGTCTGGAGTAAAAGCTCTTAACCCGTACACATTGGTAGTTAGAGTCTCATCCACAGAAAATACAGGATTTGAGCAGGTGACGAAATACATAAGGAAAAAAACAAAGACATTAAAAAATGCTCATTTTTAA